In one window of Gossypium hirsutum isolate 1008001.06 chromosome A01, Gossypium_hirsutum_v2.1, whole genome shotgun sequence DNA:
- the LOC107905331 gene encoding uncharacterized protein isoform X1: MKPELDYGVDGSLGQTREAVIQSQTQASSSSSCCKRVNSTQVNGYIVYTRVKKSRIDCRVSENLDSQKLKDFNEPINGVKVSLIDEDQEDKILADANGVNNNLIESRLGNGNLAGDKVVIENVVDESLVVRDIVKGGPFIEALIEESHTIGENAIVGNLVVEAIGIDGKPVVQTCQSMDELETRPVEKGGFDSSDGNDDDLLLKTLRWPKKSLLRPKVEAEESLGCEQQNVENVLVSNFGGEEAAEESGLTTPRKNLELKMSKKISLNKCPMTVKELFDTGLLDGVPVVYMGTISSKTAGLRGIITDGGILCSCSLCKGRRVVPPSQFEIHACKQYKRAAQYICFENGKSLLEVLRACRRGPLHTLEATIQNIIRAVPEQKYFTCRRCKGSFPVIHVGQVGPLCNSCVELKKSQFVTVSSPSVGTSFRSQEPVSMLQSFGSASLSVSPQNRSQRKKANKSSELDLTSNSPQCSSSSISLQNRRPWKTTRKLTKPGLFTKSLKSASVHISSQDKGHWRTKKKPVKPLLMSKMFKGASSPIYSPNGSQWKMTTKDQRLHKLVFEEDGLPDGTEVAYYARGQRLLEGYKKGFGIICRCCNYEVSPSQFEAHAGWASRRKPYAYIYTSNGVSLHELAISLSKGRLYSAKDNDVACIICADGGNLLLCDGCPRAFHKECASLPTIPHGRWYCKYCQNMLMREKCAEHNANAAAAGRILGVDAIEQITSRCVRIVKSIETELSGCALCRACDFSKSGFGPRTVILCDQCEKEYHIGCLRTHKMADLREIPKGKWFCCSDCGRIHSTLQKLLIRGAERLPDSLLDILKKKYVKKGLDADINIDVRWRLLSSKFSSPETRLLLSQAVGIFHECFNPIVDATTGRDLIPCMVYGRNLKGQEYGGMYCAVLTINSFVVSAGIIRVFGQEIAEIPLVATSIANHGKGYFQLLFSCIEKLLAFLNVKNIILPAAEEAESIWTDKFGFKKLRPDQLSEYRKSCCQMVIFQGTSMLQKEVPIHQLISSIERRELYEHLNQGISDFLE, translated from the exons ATGAAGCCAGAGTTGGATTACGGAGTGGATGGTTCACTCGGTCAAACTCGGGAGGCAGTGATTCAGTCTCAAACTCAGGCGAGTTCTAGTAGTAGTTGTTGTAAAAGAGTTAATAGTACTCAAGTGAATGGTTACATTGTGTACACTCGAGTTAAAAAGTCGAGAATTGATTGCCGTGTTTCTGAGAATTTAGATAGCCAAAAGCTCAAGGACTTTAATGAACCGATAAATGGTGTTAAAGTGTCTTTAATTGATGAGGATCAGGAGGATAAAATTTTAGCTGACGCAAATGGTGTAAACAATAATTTGATTGAAAGTAGATTGGGAAATGGAAATTTAGCAGGGGATAAAGTGGTAATAGAAAATGTGGTTGATGAGAGCTTAGTTGTTCGAGATATTGTCAAAGGGGGTCCATTTATAGAGGCTTTGATTGAAGAAAGCCATACTATTGGAGAAAATGCCATTGTAGGGAACCTGGTAGTTGAGGCAATTGGAATAGATGGTAAGCCTGTTGTTCAAACTTGTCAGTCTATGGATGAGCTTGAGACTCGTCCAGTAGAGAAAGGAGGCTTTGACAGTAGTGACGGTAATGATGATGATCTACTCTTGAAGACCCTGAGGTGGCCCAAGAAATCACTATTGAGACCAAAGGTTGAAGCAGAGGAAAGTTTGGGGTGCGAACAGCAGAATGTTGAGAATGTGTTAGTTTCAAATTTTGGTGGAGAAGAAGCAGCTGAAGAAAGTGGATTGACGACTCCTAGGAAGAATTTGGagttgaaaatgtcaaaaaagatCTCACTTAATAAGTGCCCAATGACTGTTAAAGAGCTCTTTGACACTGGCTTACTTGACGGGGTTCCGGTAGTTTACATGGGTACAATTAGTAGTAAG ACAGCTGGTCTTCGGGGCATCATAACAGATGGAGGAATTTTGTGTTCATGTTCCTTGTGTAAAGGGCGCAGA GTTGTTCCACCTTCCCAATTTGAGATTCATGCTTGTAAACAATACAAACGAGCAGCTCAATATATCTGCTTTGAAAATGGGAAGAGCCTGCTTGAGGTGTTGCGGGCATGCAGGAGAGGACCTCTGCATACATTAGAAGcaacaattcaaaatatcattagAGCTGTACCTGAGCAAAAATATTTTACTTGTAGAAGATGCAAAG GTTCATTTCCTGTAATACATGTTGGCCAAGTAGGACCGCTTTGCAATTCATGCGTGGAGTTGAAGAAATCTCAGTTTGTCACAGTGAGTTCACCCAGTGTTGGAACCAG TTTCAGATCACAAGAACCTGTTTCGATGTTGCAGTCCTTTGGAAGTGCATCATTGAGTGTCTCTCCACAAAATAGAAGTCAAAGGAAGAAAGCAAACAA GTCATCAGAGCTTGATTTGACATCAAATTCACCTCAGTGTTCTTCGTCATCTATTTCTTTACAAAACAGACGTCCATGGAAGACAACAAGAAA GTTAACAAAGCCAGGGTTATTCACGAAGTCCTTGAAGAGCGCTTCAGTGCATATTTCCTCTCAAGATAAGGGCCATTGGAGAACAAAAAAGAA GCCAGTGAAACCATTGTTGATGTCAAAGATGTTCAAAGGTGCTTCATCACCAATTTATTCACCCAATGGAAGTCAATGGAAGATGACGACAAA AGATCAGCGATTGCATAAGTTGGTATTCGAGGAAGATGGACTGCCTGATGGAACTGAAGTTGCATACTATGCCCGTGGACAG AGATTGCTTGAGGGTTACAAAAAGGGCTTTGGGATAATTTGTCGTTGTTGCAATTATGAG GTTAGCCCCTCACAGTTTGAAGCTCATGCTGGTTGGGCATCTCGTCGAAAACC CTACGCGTACATTTACACGTCTAATGGGGTGTCTCTGCATGAACTGGCAATATCTCTCTCAAAAGGTCGTCTTTATTCTGCCAAGGATAATGATGTTGCATGCATCATTTGTGCTGATGGTGGAAATCTTTTGCTTTGTGATGGATGCCCAAGGGCGTTTCATAAAG AATGTGCTTCTCTACCAACAATTCCTCACGGTCGCTGGTACTGCAAATATTGCCAGAacatgttgatgagagaaaagtGTGCAGAGCATAATGCTAATGCTGCTGCTGCTGGAAGGATTTTAGGAGTTGATGCTATAGAGCAAATAACCAGCAGATGTGTACGAATTGTGAAGAGCATCGAGACAGAACTTAGTGGATGCGCATTATGCAG gGCATGCGATTTTAGCAAATCAGGATTTGGTCCTCGGACAGTTATACTTTGTGATCAG TGTGAGAAAGAATATCATATTGGCTGTTTGAGGACTCATAAAATGGCTGATCTAAGG GAAATACCGAAAGGGAAGTGGTTTTGCTGCTCAGATTGTGGTAGGATCCATTCTACACTGCAGAAGTTGCTCATTCGTGGAGCTGAAAGGCTCCCTGACTCCCTTTTGGATATATTAAAgaagaaatatgtgaaaaaaggtTTAGATGCTGATATCAATATTGATGTGAGATGGAGGCTTCTTAGCAGCAAATTCTCTTCTCCTGAAACTAGATTGTTGCTTTCTCAAGCAGTTGGTATCTTCCAT GAATGTTTCAACCCCATAGTTGATGCAAcaactgggagggaccttatccCATGCATGGTTTATGG AAGGAACTTAAAGGGCCAAGAATACGGAGGAATGTATTGTGCTGTATTGACAATTAA CTCATTCGTTGTATCAGCTGGAATAATTCGAGTTTTTGGGCAAGAAATTGCTGAAATCCCTTTAGTCGCTACAAGCATTGCTAACCATGGAAAG GGCTACTTCCAGCTGTTATTCTCTTGTATCGAAAAGCTGTTGGCATTCTTGAATGTAAAAAATATCATTCTCCCAGCTGCTGAAGAAGCTGAATCAATCTGGACAGATAAATTCGGTTTCAAGAAGTTAAGACCCGACCAG CTCAGTGAATATAGAAAATCATGCTGCCAGATGGTTATTTTCCAAGGAACTTCGATGCTACAGAAAGAAGTTCCAATCCATCAACTCATTAGTAGTATCGAGCGCAGGGAGTTATATGAGCATTTGAACCAAGGAATATCTGATTTTCTAGA GTGA
- the LOC107905331 gene encoding uncharacterized protein isoform X2: MKPELDYGVDGSLGQTREAVIQSQTQASSSSSCCKRVNSTQVNGYIVYTRVKKSRIDCRVSENLDSQKLKDFNEPINGVKVSLIDEDQEDKILADANGVNNNLIESRLGNGNLAGDKVVIENVVDESLVVRDIVKGGPFIEALIEESHTIGENAIVGNLVVEAIGIDGKPVVQTCQSMDELETRPVEKGGFDSSDGNDDDLLLKTLRWPKKSLLRPKVEAEESLGCEQQNVENVLVSNFGGEEAAEESGLTTPRKNLELKMSKKISLNKCPMTVKELFDTGLLDGVPVVYMGTISSKTAGLRGIITDGGILCSCSLCKGRRVVPPSQFEIHACKQYKRAAQYICFENGKSLLEVLRACRRGPLHTLEATIQNIIRAVPEQKYFTCRRCKGSFPVIHVGQVGPLCNSCVELKKSQFVTVSSPSVGTRSQEPVSMLQSFGSASLSVSPQNRSQRKKANKSSELDLTSNSPQCSSSSISLQNRRPWKTTRKLTKPGLFTKSLKSASVHISSQDKGHWRTKKKPVKPLLMSKMFKGASSPIYSPNGSQWKMTTKDQRLHKLVFEEDGLPDGTEVAYYARGQRLLEGYKKGFGIICRCCNYEVSPSQFEAHAGWASRRKPYAYIYTSNGVSLHELAISLSKGRLYSAKDNDVACIICADGGNLLLCDGCPRAFHKECASLPTIPHGRWYCKYCQNMLMREKCAEHNANAAAAGRILGVDAIEQITSRCVRIVKSIETELSGCALCRACDFSKSGFGPRTVILCDQCEKEYHIGCLRTHKMADLREIPKGKWFCCSDCGRIHSTLQKLLIRGAERLPDSLLDILKKKYVKKGLDADINIDVRWRLLSSKFSSPETRLLLSQAVGIFHECFNPIVDATTGRDLIPCMVYGRNLKGQEYGGMYCAVLTINSFVVSAGIIRVFGQEIAEIPLVATSIANHGKGYFQLLFSCIEKLLAFLNVKNIILPAAEEAESIWTDKFGFKKLRPDQLSEYRKSCCQMVIFQGTSMLQKEVPIHQLISSIERRELYEHLNQGISDFLE, translated from the exons ATGAAGCCAGAGTTGGATTACGGAGTGGATGGTTCACTCGGTCAAACTCGGGAGGCAGTGATTCAGTCTCAAACTCAGGCGAGTTCTAGTAGTAGTTGTTGTAAAAGAGTTAATAGTACTCAAGTGAATGGTTACATTGTGTACACTCGAGTTAAAAAGTCGAGAATTGATTGCCGTGTTTCTGAGAATTTAGATAGCCAAAAGCTCAAGGACTTTAATGAACCGATAAATGGTGTTAAAGTGTCTTTAATTGATGAGGATCAGGAGGATAAAATTTTAGCTGACGCAAATGGTGTAAACAATAATTTGATTGAAAGTAGATTGGGAAATGGAAATTTAGCAGGGGATAAAGTGGTAATAGAAAATGTGGTTGATGAGAGCTTAGTTGTTCGAGATATTGTCAAAGGGGGTCCATTTATAGAGGCTTTGATTGAAGAAAGCCATACTATTGGAGAAAATGCCATTGTAGGGAACCTGGTAGTTGAGGCAATTGGAATAGATGGTAAGCCTGTTGTTCAAACTTGTCAGTCTATGGATGAGCTTGAGACTCGTCCAGTAGAGAAAGGAGGCTTTGACAGTAGTGACGGTAATGATGATGATCTACTCTTGAAGACCCTGAGGTGGCCCAAGAAATCACTATTGAGACCAAAGGTTGAAGCAGAGGAAAGTTTGGGGTGCGAACAGCAGAATGTTGAGAATGTGTTAGTTTCAAATTTTGGTGGAGAAGAAGCAGCTGAAGAAAGTGGATTGACGACTCCTAGGAAGAATTTGGagttgaaaatgtcaaaaaagatCTCACTTAATAAGTGCCCAATGACTGTTAAAGAGCTCTTTGACACTGGCTTACTTGACGGGGTTCCGGTAGTTTACATGGGTACAATTAGTAGTAAG ACAGCTGGTCTTCGGGGCATCATAACAGATGGAGGAATTTTGTGTTCATGTTCCTTGTGTAAAGGGCGCAGA GTTGTTCCACCTTCCCAATTTGAGATTCATGCTTGTAAACAATACAAACGAGCAGCTCAATATATCTGCTTTGAAAATGGGAAGAGCCTGCTTGAGGTGTTGCGGGCATGCAGGAGAGGACCTCTGCATACATTAGAAGcaacaattcaaaatatcattagAGCTGTACCTGAGCAAAAATATTTTACTTGTAGAAGATGCAAAG GTTCATTTCCTGTAATACATGTTGGCCAAGTAGGACCGCTTTGCAATTCATGCGTGGAGTTGAAGAAATCTCAGTTTGTCACAGTGAGTTCACCCAGTGTTGGAACCAG ATCACAAGAACCTGTTTCGATGTTGCAGTCCTTTGGAAGTGCATCATTGAGTGTCTCTCCACAAAATAGAAGTCAAAGGAAGAAAGCAAACAA GTCATCAGAGCTTGATTTGACATCAAATTCACCTCAGTGTTCTTCGTCATCTATTTCTTTACAAAACAGACGTCCATGGAAGACAACAAGAAA GTTAACAAAGCCAGGGTTATTCACGAAGTCCTTGAAGAGCGCTTCAGTGCATATTTCCTCTCAAGATAAGGGCCATTGGAGAACAAAAAAGAA GCCAGTGAAACCATTGTTGATGTCAAAGATGTTCAAAGGTGCTTCATCACCAATTTATTCACCCAATGGAAGTCAATGGAAGATGACGACAAA AGATCAGCGATTGCATAAGTTGGTATTCGAGGAAGATGGACTGCCTGATGGAACTGAAGTTGCATACTATGCCCGTGGACAG AGATTGCTTGAGGGTTACAAAAAGGGCTTTGGGATAATTTGTCGTTGTTGCAATTATGAG GTTAGCCCCTCACAGTTTGAAGCTCATGCTGGTTGGGCATCTCGTCGAAAACC CTACGCGTACATTTACACGTCTAATGGGGTGTCTCTGCATGAACTGGCAATATCTCTCTCAAAAGGTCGTCTTTATTCTGCCAAGGATAATGATGTTGCATGCATCATTTGTGCTGATGGTGGAAATCTTTTGCTTTGTGATGGATGCCCAAGGGCGTTTCATAAAG AATGTGCTTCTCTACCAACAATTCCTCACGGTCGCTGGTACTGCAAATATTGCCAGAacatgttgatgagagaaaagtGTGCAGAGCATAATGCTAATGCTGCTGCTGCTGGAAGGATTTTAGGAGTTGATGCTATAGAGCAAATAACCAGCAGATGTGTACGAATTGTGAAGAGCATCGAGACAGAACTTAGTGGATGCGCATTATGCAG gGCATGCGATTTTAGCAAATCAGGATTTGGTCCTCGGACAGTTATACTTTGTGATCAG TGTGAGAAAGAATATCATATTGGCTGTTTGAGGACTCATAAAATGGCTGATCTAAGG GAAATACCGAAAGGGAAGTGGTTTTGCTGCTCAGATTGTGGTAGGATCCATTCTACACTGCAGAAGTTGCTCATTCGTGGAGCTGAAAGGCTCCCTGACTCCCTTTTGGATATATTAAAgaagaaatatgtgaaaaaaggtTTAGATGCTGATATCAATATTGATGTGAGATGGAGGCTTCTTAGCAGCAAATTCTCTTCTCCTGAAACTAGATTGTTGCTTTCTCAAGCAGTTGGTATCTTCCAT GAATGTTTCAACCCCATAGTTGATGCAAcaactgggagggaccttatccCATGCATGGTTTATGG AAGGAACTTAAAGGGCCAAGAATACGGAGGAATGTATTGTGCTGTATTGACAATTAA CTCATTCGTTGTATCAGCTGGAATAATTCGAGTTTTTGGGCAAGAAATTGCTGAAATCCCTTTAGTCGCTACAAGCATTGCTAACCATGGAAAG GGCTACTTCCAGCTGTTATTCTCTTGTATCGAAAAGCTGTTGGCATTCTTGAATGTAAAAAATATCATTCTCCCAGCTGCTGAAGAAGCTGAATCAATCTGGACAGATAAATTCGGTTTCAAGAAGTTAAGACCCGACCAG CTCAGTGAATATAGAAAATCATGCTGCCAGATGGTTATTTTCCAAGGAACTTCGATGCTACAGAAAGAAGTTCCAATCCATCAACTCATTAGTAGTATCGAGCGCAGGGAGTTATATGAGCATTTGAACCAAGGAATATCTGATTTTCTAGAGTAA
- the LOC107905331 gene encoding uncharacterized protein isoform X4 yields MKPELDYGVDGSLGQTREAVIQSQTQASSSSSCCKRVNSTQVNGYIVYTRVKKSRIDCRVSENLDSQKLKDFNEPINGVKVSLIDEDQEDKILADANGVNNNLIESRLGNGNLAGDKVVIENVVDESLVVRDIVKGGPFIEALIEESHTIGENAIVGNLVVEAIGIDGKPVVQTCQSMDELETRPVEKGGFDSSDGNDDDLLLKTLRWPKKSLLRPKVEAEESLGCEQQNVENVLVSNFGGEEAAEESGLTTPRKNLELKMSKKISLNKCPMTVKELFDTGLLDGVPVVYMGTISSKTAGLRGIITDGGILCSCSLCKGRRVVPPSQFEIHACKQYKRAAQYICFENGKSLLEVLRACRRGPLHTLEATIQNIIRAVPEQKYFTCRRCKGSFPVIHVGQVGPLCNSCVELKKSQFVTVSSPSVGTRSQEPVSMLQSFGSASLSVSPQNRSQRKKANKSSELDLTSNSPQCSSSSISLQNRRPWKTTRKLTKPGLFTKSLKSASVHISSQDKGHWRTKKKPVKPLLMSKMFKGASSPIYSPNGSQWKMTTKDQRLHKLVFEEDGLPDGTEVAYYARGQVSPSQFEAHAGWASRRKPYAYIYTSNGVSLHELAISLSKGRLYSAKDNDVACIICADGGNLLLCDGCPRAFHKECASLPTIPHGRWYCKYCQNMLMREKCAEHNANAAAAGRILGVDAIEQITSRCVRIVKSIETELSGCALCRACDFSKSGFGPRTVILCDQCEKEYHIGCLRTHKMADLREIPKGKWFCCSDCGRIHSTLQKLLIRGAERLPDSLLDILKKKYVKKGLDADINIDVRWRLLSSKFSSPETRLLLSQAVGIFHECFNPIVDATTGRDLIPCMVYGRNLKGQEYGGMYCAVLTINSFVVSAGIIRVFGQEIAEIPLVATSIANHGKGYFQLLFSCIEKLLAFLNVKNIILPAAEEAESIWTDKFGFKKLRPDQLSEYRKSCCQMVIFQGTSMLQKEVPIHQLISSIERRELYEHLNQGISDFLE; encoded by the exons ATGAAGCCAGAGTTGGATTACGGAGTGGATGGTTCACTCGGTCAAACTCGGGAGGCAGTGATTCAGTCTCAAACTCAGGCGAGTTCTAGTAGTAGTTGTTGTAAAAGAGTTAATAGTACTCAAGTGAATGGTTACATTGTGTACACTCGAGTTAAAAAGTCGAGAATTGATTGCCGTGTTTCTGAGAATTTAGATAGCCAAAAGCTCAAGGACTTTAATGAACCGATAAATGGTGTTAAAGTGTCTTTAATTGATGAGGATCAGGAGGATAAAATTTTAGCTGACGCAAATGGTGTAAACAATAATTTGATTGAAAGTAGATTGGGAAATGGAAATTTAGCAGGGGATAAAGTGGTAATAGAAAATGTGGTTGATGAGAGCTTAGTTGTTCGAGATATTGTCAAAGGGGGTCCATTTATAGAGGCTTTGATTGAAGAAAGCCATACTATTGGAGAAAATGCCATTGTAGGGAACCTGGTAGTTGAGGCAATTGGAATAGATGGTAAGCCTGTTGTTCAAACTTGTCAGTCTATGGATGAGCTTGAGACTCGTCCAGTAGAGAAAGGAGGCTTTGACAGTAGTGACGGTAATGATGATGATCTACTCTTGAAGACCCTGAGGTGGCCCAAGAAATCACTATTGAGACCAAAGGTTGAAGCAGAGGAAAGTTTGGGGTGCGAACAGCAGAATGTTGAGAATGTGTTAGTTTCAAATTTTGGTGGAGAAGAAGCAGCTGAAGAAAGTGGATTGACGACTCCTAGGAAGAATTTGGagttgaaaatgtcaaaaaagatCTCACTTAATAAGTGCCCAATGACTGTTAAAGAGCTCTTTGACACTGGCTTACTTGACGGGGTTCCGGTAGTTTACATGGGTACAATTAGTAGTAAG ACAGCTGGTCTTCGGGGCATCATAACAGATGGAGGAATTTTGTGTTCATGTTCCTTGTGTAAAGGGCGCAGA GTTGTTCCACCTTCCCAATTTGAGATTCATGCTTGTAAACAATACAAACGAGCAGCTCAATATATCTGCTTTGAAAATGGGAAGAGCCTGCTTGAGGTGTTGCGGGCATGCAGGAGAGGACCTCTGCATACATTAGAAGcaacaattcaaaatatcattagAGCTGTACCTGAGCAAAAATATTTTACTTGTAGAAGATGCAAAG GTTCATTTCCTGTAATACATGTTGGCCAAGTAGGACCGCTTTGCAATTCATGCGTGGAGTTGAAGAAATCTCAGTTTGTCACAGTGAGTTCACCCAGTGTTGGAACCAG ATCACAAGAACCTGTTTCGATGTTGCAGTCCTTTGGAAGTGCATCATTGAGTGTCTCTCCACAAAATAGAAGTCAAAGGAAGAAAGCAAACAA GTCATCAGAGCTTGATTTGACATCAAATTCACCTCAGTGTTCTTCGTCATCTATTTCTTTACAAAACAGACGTCCATGGAAGACAACAAGAAA GTTAACAAAGCCAGGGTTATTCACGAAGTCCTTGAAGAGCGCTTCAGTGCATATTTCCTCTCAAGATAAGGGCCATTGGAGAACAAAAAAGAA GCCAGTGAAACCATTGTTGATGTCAAAGATGTTCAAAGGTGCTTCATCACCAATTTATTCACCCAATGGAAGTCAATGGAAGATGACGACAAA AGATCAGCGATTGCATAAGTTGGTATTCGAGGAAGATGGACTGCCTGATGGAACTGAAGTTGCATACTATGCCCGTGGACAG GTTAGCCCCTCACAGTTTGAAGCTCATGCTGGTTGGGCATCTCGTCGAAAACC CTACGCGTACATTTACACGTCTAATGGGGTGTCTCTGCATGAACTGGCAATATCTCTCTCAAAAGGTCGTCTTTATTCTGCCAAGGATAATGATGTTGCATGCATCATTTGTGCTGATGGTGGAAATCTTTTGCTTTGTGATGGATGCCCAAGGGCGTTTCATAAAG AATGTGCTTCTCTACCAACAATTCCTCACGGTCGCTGGTACTGCAAATATTGCCAGAacatgttgatgagagaaaagtGTGCAGAGCATAATGCTAATGCTGCTGCTGCTGGAAGGATTTTAGGAGTTGATGCTATAGAGCAAATAACCAGCAGATGTGTACGAATTGTGAAGAGCATCGAGACAGAACTTAGTGGATGCGCATTATGCAG gGCATGCGATTTTAGCAAATCAGGATTTGGTCCTCGGACAGTTATACTTTGTGATCAG TGTGAGAAAGAATATCATATTGGCTGTTTGAGGACTCATAAAATGGCTGATCTAAGG GAAATACCGAAAGGGAAGTGGTTTTGCTGCTCAGATTGTGGTAGGATCCATTCTACACTGCAGAAGTTGCTCATTCGTGGAGCTGAAAGGCTCCCTGACTCCCTTTTGGATATATTAAAgaagaaatatgtgaaaaaaggtTTAGATGCTGATATCAATATTGATGTGAGATGGAGGCTTCTTAGCAGCAAATTCTCTTCTCCTGAAACTAGATTGTTGCTTTCTCAAGCAGTTGGTATCTTCCAT GAATGTTTCAACCCCATAGTTGATGCAAcaactgggagggaccttatccCATGCATGGTTTATGG AAGGAACTTAAAGGGCCAAGAATACGGAGGAATGTATTGTGCTGTATTGACAATTAA CTCATTCGTTGTATCAGCTGGAATAATTCGAGTTTTTGGGCAAGAAATTGCTGAAATCCCTTTAGTCGCTACAAGCATTGCTAACCATGGAAAG GGCTACTTCCAGCTGTTATTCTCTTGTATCGAAAAGCTGTTGGCATTCTTGAATGTAAAAAATATCATTCTCCCAGCTGCTGAAGAAGCTGAATCAATCTGGACAGATAAATTCGGTTTCAAGAAGTTAAGACCCGACCAG CTCAGTGAATATAGAAAATCATGCTGCCAGATGGTTATTTTCCAAGGAACTTCGATGCTACAGAAAGAAGTTCCAATCCATCAACTCATTAGTAGTATCGAGCGCAGGGAGTTATATGAGCATTTGAACCAAGGAATATCTGATTTTCTAGAGTAA